The nucleotide sequence ATCCTAGACTTCCTTGACCAGAGCCAAAGGAGAGTGGATGCCTGTGCAATTAGTCAAATGAGCCGGTTCATAGCATGATTTCAATGAAAAGCACTCCTGCAGCGGTGCATCCTTAACAACCGTACCCTCGATCCATACAACGGAGAATTGAGAATGTCGGCTCCTACCGGTTCCTTAGTTGTTCTCCAGATCAAAGAGGCTTTGCAGAAATACTCTGGGTTAGGATCAGACAGTCGAGGCACAGCAGTTTACTTTCGATAAAAAAATTAAAGAGACGCTTTACAAAAATTAAAAAGACGCTGACAGAACACGTAACGGTATCTTAAATACAGGCCTTTTTTTCATCATTTACTGACACAAGGTAACGGTGACATATCTCATTGCATGACACATCAAATGGTTGATAAACATTACATCCACATTTCCATGACGTGAGACAGGCAGAACAGCTATCTGGACTTTGCTTCTTCATGGTCAGTGTCCTCAGTGCCCTTGAGACCACGAGGGAACTGTTAATTACATGTTGTGTAATGCAGCATCAAGACTTTCAATTTCAAGATAGCTTTTGAGCACTTGGGAATCTGAAACAAAACCCCGCCCAAGCCCGGGAAGCCTGAACATGTAGCATTTAGCAACAAAGCTGCCTTAGCTAGCGCTCGCAGCCTGAGCTCAGCTAGACACCAATGCCACTTTTCAGCAATTGATTACCAGCGTTACAGTTTTAGTTCACGCCATTGTGAGTGTTACAGTTTGGGGCTTTTCTGTTTCACAACAAAAACCAGGAGGGGATGGTGAAGTACAGATGCTGCAGCTTAGCAGACATTTTTACAGCCAATCTAGCTAATATATCTCCTTGCTAATCTTGCCTACTTGCTAATCTTCTGAACCACCACGACAGGTTGTACTCTTTGGAAACATTAATTGTCCCAACTAAATGTTTGGTGTAGCTAAATGTCTAGTGTAGCTAGTGTGTAGCTAAGTGTCTAGTGTAGCGGGCAAAGTAAAACAAGGCGATAAGAATGAGAGTGTAGAAACCACTCGTGGTCCAGAGCAAATTGGTGTCTTGTTGACTGTCACAGTGAAAGGGCAAACAAACCTTCAAAGAGGGTTTGGGAATATTTTTGGTTTAATTTCACGCCATGGAATAAGTTTTACACGCTCCCACCATTTTGGGTTTTAATATGCTTTACAGCTCAATATTACATTGTACGACTGCGCTGGTTTTGGCTTGGCTGTTGAATGTCTTGAAACAATACAAACACAGAGACAACCAAGAACAGCAATGGTTTTTCAGACACTTCCATAGAAACTACAtattcattcttttctttttttttcttctagtaGCCCTAATCTGATTTTGTTGACTAATTTGCAAACTAATGTACCATGATTTATTCTATTCTTAGTCCTGGAACCTGCTATCCATTAACCCCGCTTTGCATTGCAAGTGAGCAGTAAGGCATTGGAAATAAAATGCGTTTGAAAACAATGCTAACTTTGGATAGCAATAACTCCACATATTGCAATCCAAAGCTCGAAACTTTCCATGAAAGGACTATACGGTCCCGACGCAGCTTCTCAGAATGATCAGTCTGCAGCGTCTGCTACACTTTGCAACCAAAAGCTGCCAGGTTGCTTGGACAGcttgcacgcccccccccccatatacccATGTCTCCATGTTGCTACAGATAGGGGAATGACAGTGAAATTGCTCTGGTCTCTGCACTTAACACAAAAATACAGCCAACCGCAACGGCTGCCCTCCCACCCGTGTATACCAGCTGcccaacagtcccaaacaatttGATGCCAAAAGACTTTAAATGGACAGCTCAGTCGATTTTCTTTCCCCCACTTTCAAGCTACAGTTCTGTCTGTGGTTTTGAAATTAAAGCACAAGTAAAGGGAGGCAGACTAAAGCAGCAAAAGATAAATGGaatgagagatagaaagagagagagagagagagagagagagagagagagaggtagaaaccAAAGGGATCTCCTCTTGTCTTGTGTCTGTATAACGATCTCTCCAGATCATCACTAAGTGCCTTGTTTATGTTAGAGTAGTAAACCATCAAACAAACTTATAATTAAGAATATAATATTGAAGAATTGATGAAAAGACAAACATGCTATAACATATGTGGTGATCAAACAGCATTAGTGTCAAACTCTCTTTTCTAGATTATAGTCCAGGGGGATAGGTCAAATTTGAATCTGTTATATATGTGGTTGAACTCAGGTCAGTTCAACCTGTGATTAGACTTCAGGGCATGTCTGTTTGCATGTACCCTACACTGCATCTTGGCTAAAATACATTCCACTGGAGACTTGCACACTCTCGGCATCGTTATCGGAAAAGTAGGGAATGTGTGGGTTTAAATTTGTTAACTTGTTGCTGCAACACCACAGAGATACATTTAAACATAGAGTAataaagagagaggaacagagaccgAGTGGTGGAGTTTGtaggttgtgtgcatgtgtttgcgtgtgtttaATAATTGTGTTCAGTTGTGTGTAGCCATCAGCAAGCAAGGCTACCCGGCAAAGGAAAGGAAAGTCTACCTGGAGAGGAAAAACGGTGCCTCATTCTCACAGATTGTCACAGAAAAATATCAGTAAAGACTATTTGTCTGTTTGTTATTTAAAGGCATTCCTTTTCACGTAGCTAGGGGCCCCTACTGTCCCCGATCCAGTTTGTCTGTCCTCTTCCattttcttcctcctccttcccctgTCCACCAATTGGAGCACTCGTTTTCTTGGGCCCTGCCCCGCTGTACCGGATCCGTCCAATCGGGAGAGAGGGGAGGTGGGACATAGCCCCACTGCTGACCAGTCAGAGCGAGAGTTTTGAGTGCAGCGGTGGGAGGAGTCTCTGACAACCTGGCCTTTTTGGACGGccgggagaggggagagaggagggggcagGGTTATGTCTCCTCCTTGTCTGGCTTGTTGATTGGCTTGCCGCCGTTCATGACCACTGGTTCGCTGGTTGTGCTTTTGGAAGGGGGGCCGCCGATGGATTTAGGGACTGCCTCCCCAACGTCGTGCAAAGAAGGCTCTCTGTACATTGCAACTAGAGGGGAGGCacggaaaggagagagagggtggggggtgcGAGGTGGGAGGAaagcgagagaggaagagggaaggcAAAATTGGGGCAGAAAAGTGGAATGAggttaattttgtgtgtgtgtgtgtgtgtgtgtgtgtgtgtgtgtgtgtgtgtgtgtgtgtgtgtgtgtgtgagagcatacATGTAGGCATGAGGTTTgtgtgaaagagtgtgtgtgagtgataatgaatgtgtgtatgcatgcgtgtaggtgtgagtgtgtgtgtgtgtgtgcacgtgcatgcctGTGAGTTCATGTAAAGTACCTTCTATGGGTTTGGGCAGAAAGTGCGCTGCCGGTTTGGTCTTTTTCACCCTGTTGCCCTTCATTGCCTGACCTTCTTTGTTGAGGCCCAGAAACCAGGCCCTCCCCGACTCCTGCTGTCTGTAGAGCATCGAGCTGTAGATCACATAGTAGTTCTCAAACACGGACTCCTTAAACTTACACTCGGCAGTAAACAACTCCTggaagggaagggagagagagcgataaagagagagaggccgGCCACATGATTCGACAGTAGCGGTAAACATGTTGTGGTCCTTTGATAGCAACAGGTGTCATTCGTAGCTAGAACAGCTTTTAACTGGTGGTGCTAGTCAGAAGACTATCTTAATGTTGTCATGGCATCCACTTGGACTGAAAACCAACCgcaaataaagacaagaccagGGGGGAAAAAATTCCTGTTTTTATTCCGATGACAGGTAGCCTGTACAGATCCGGCCCTCCTGCCTGTGTAAAACTGCCGCTATTCATCAAAACCGTTTCCATGGGAGCCAATACCTCCCACTAAGTGCTTCTGAGAAGAGCTGCAAGGTGTCATAACACTTCTtatcgagaaaaaaaaaaagagagggagagagagaggagctgctCTCTGACGGCCGCTAGCACTACCCGGAGACAGCTACCGCAGAAATGGCCTGAGATGAAACAGGTCCCCTTATGGCCCTGGGtcctgaaaataaaaaaataaaaacatacacACGAAAGAGGGAAACAAACAAGATGGGTGATGGGGGGGGTGTTATCTGGGGACTTGTGCGAGTGGTCTTGCAGAATGCACTGCGATAACATACGGAGAGGGTGGTTAGCTCACAAGAGGCTTGCATAAAACATATGGGGCAATTTACAACTTCAAGGTTAATATCGAGCACTTTCGAAATACAGCAGTACCAATGCTGTTGTACAACTGCAGCAGCACAACTTGTCCTAAACTCCCTCAAGACCCCCCTTGgtcctgctggttttctattctgacaGGTGTGTAAATATATTCACTCGTATCAGGCGCTCCACCTGACAGAATATAAACAACCAGGCAGAACAGGAAACCAGCAGCGCCGCTGGTACCCGAGGACCGGATCGAAAATCACCACTTCAGACAACAAGTTGCAATTCGTGCACAGTGTTCCTCAGGTGGCTCTTCTCCTtgatatctgtctatctataaagCGATTTGGCTCTGGCGGTTCCTGCGTTCCGGGCGAAAGGCGATGATGTCATTGTCTAGACCTTCCTGTTATCAGTTCTAGGTCCTCTCCCGAAGCCCGAGCCGCATTGTCATTCTGCTCAGGTCTGCTGGTCCAAGTCCCATAGCAACATGGGGAGGGGAAGCGACACTGGCTCTCTTCTCGCACGTTGATCTGGTCTCCGTAGCTGTGGCAACCAGCCGGCGCTGGGAGGGTGGGGGTGTGTGCTGcaagtgaggtgtgtgtgtgcgtgtgagtggggggggggtgcagtacaCAAGGGATCAAACATGGCTGAgagacacatgcacgcacacgcggtGACACATGGACACCGTATGACTCCAATACACTctcatggggtgtgtgtgtgtgtgtgtgtgtgtgtgtgtgtgtgtgtgtggatgctagGTGCGATAAGCAAAAGAGAGTGATTGAAGATAGCTGATTACAGTTACACATACACAAGtgtacttatacacacacacacacacacacatctccaattGTGCTGGGAGCTACTGAAATGATTGGATGGCAACAAATCCCCATTGTGGACAAGTGACAATGAATATTTGATTTGTTTGTCAATAATGTCACACATTCATCAGCCCGGTGCTGTAATTCCTCTGTGTTAAAAACATGATTTAACTCCTGGTTTGCAGTACATAGTGGTAATGTGTCTGAAGTTTGCGTGGATGATGATTATTTTTTTCCGCCTGCAAATGAAATAACTAAAGGGAATGTATTTTGCGTTGGAGCCAGGCTTATTAAAACTTTTGAGTCATTTGAGTGATGTTGTGAAATCCACCAGACATAATATGTGGGAGTGAGTGAGCCTGACTGAAAACCAACTCGTAGACTCGGTTTCCTCTTTTTCTACTTTGAAGCCACAATCCTGAACACTTCCATGCAAGCATAGCTAATCCACGAATCTCCGAGTCACGAACGCTTTTCCATGCTTTTGTTCACTTTATTGCAAAGgtcgttattttattttattttttttgttgatgATCGGAGTGGATTCGACGCCTTACGAAACAAGTCAATAAATCGACATAATAACTTGAAACTACTTTGACCAGACTGCTTGCTATAGAGTTAGCTTGCTAACATCAGCCTACAAATCCTGTGCATTCATCTGGAACGGGATCGAGGGCCGCAGGCGTGaccacaatccatccatccatccattatccaaaccacttatcctgctgtcagggtcgcgggggatgctggagcctatcccagtggtcattgggcggcaggcggggagacaccctggacaggccgccgggccatcacagggccgacacccacACATCCGCAGAATGCATTAATTGACCAGACAGAATTGAGTCAACGTAGCCGTGTACTGAACACTGACGAGCCGTGGTTAAAGGAACACTCCGGAATATTGTGGCATCAACGCAGAGACACCAGGCGACAGGGTGGGCAGCTTCTCCAGAAATACATTAAATTATGAACATCCCCAAAACGGAGACCAAGCAGTGATATGGTtatgagaaagaaacaaagaaggTCGGTAGGTGGGAAGGAATCACACCAGGAAAAAGGCTGTCAGGCTCGGCTTTGCTCCCCTTCGTCGTTTTCAAATGCGGACCACCCGGCATGACTAAGATGCATGAGATGCATCCACGTGGCAGCTGGAGCTGCTAAGCTGTGAAAATAAATGTTTCGTGTTAAGAATCCTAAAGCCTTCCAACAAGGATCATCACTCCATcccgcctgtctctctgtctctctgtctgtctgtttatccatCTATCGGCCTGTCTCCGTCTTCTCGCTTCCCtagctgtctgtcggtctgtctctgtctctccatctgtccgttTGTCTCAGGACTAGTTCTAAGAAACCTCGATAGCAGATGTGCAGGTTTACCAGCCGGCGATGAAAAGAAAACGGATAGAAATAAAGAAAATGGGAAAGGAGAGAAGGGGAAAAAAGCAAAGGGAATCTTAAAGGGTGCGTGAccgagaggagatgagaggaagacTCCTCAAGGGAGAAATACAGCTCTCCCTAtttgtctcgctctctgttcctcctttcttctgtttctcctctctctatctcgtCCTGTCTTTCGAGATGCAGTGACAATGAACAGGTGCACAGTCTGCACACttatgtgcatgtacacacacatacacacacacacacacactttctttagCCTGCTCTGACACTTTCATGCACAATTAGGCACGGCTATCTGTGAGTTAGAAGTCAGCTAATAGTGGCCATTTgatatacagtatgtgtgtgtgcgtgtgtgcatggtggtgatggggggggggacttaatcTTGAGACGTAACAAAAGCAATAAATGTAAAAATTGATTTTGAATAAATAGCTGAAATTGCTGACATGGAGGATACTGTAGGGAatccagggggcagccaggaagtgaacccgggtcgcccacaccacgggcaactgcgctaaccactcagCTATAGGGTCGGAACCGTTGGACATGGGCTCGCGAGTCTAGTCGTCCGTGGTCATTGCAGTACTTTAGCGTACATCCAATAAAACTGTGGTCGTGGGATCAGAGGATGTCCTGTTCGGTAATCTCCTTTCAGACATCCGGATTGGGAAATTCTGCACCCGAAATTTTTTGAAACTGACGTTTCGAAGACTATGCCCACTTTCTTTAGTGAATGGCCAGGTGTGCGTAGGTGTGTAAACTctattctgttctttctgtaaaaCTACTTCCACCATTCACCATGAACACCGTCGAGTAAAAAACCCTCAGTGttcaccttcatccatccatccattttcatccatccattatccaacccgcttatcctgctctcagggtcgcatggatgctggagcctagcacCTTCACCTACATTTTTTTGTCTGACTCTTCGCGTTTTAATTACAAAGACTTCCTGTTTGTAGTCCCGCCCCTCTCTGTGACGGACAGCTTCTCACCCCGCCTTCGAGTTTAGCTAGTTTGGAAAAGGAAGGAAAGCTATGATGAAATAGTTTGTTTGAAGCATGAAGAAACTTTAAAGCTGGCGAGGAATTTGTTCCTCCATAGCAGATTATGTAAGTTAACGACACAACCCTGGAATAAGTTCAGAGATTTTAAAAAGCGTGTCATGTGATGCTTATTCCCCGCTCTGGCTTTCTGCTGTTTTGTCAACAGATTAGAAATAGTGTTTGTCACAGTTTGTGTTCCACAATAAAGAGGCGCGAGCCAACATCTGAAGGACATCGATCTGAATTTCATGTTCGAGC is from Lampris incognitus isolate fLamInc1 chromosome 21, fLamInc1.hap2, whole genome shotgun sequence and encodes:
- the LOC130131482 gene encoding fibroblast growth factor 14-like; protein product: MRFIWNNIFSKGSHMLQCLCGRSLKKNKNPTEPQLKGIVTRLFCRQGFYLQMGQDGTLDGTKDDSTNSSLFNLIPVGLRVVAIQSVKTGLYIAMNGEGHLYSSELFTAECKFKESVFENYYVIYSSMLYRQQESGRAWFLGLNKEGQAMKGNRVKKTKPAAHFLPKPIEVAMYREPSLHDVGEAVPKSIGGPPSKSTTSEPVVMNGGKPINKPDKEET